A stretch of the Arachis stenosperma cultivar V10309 chromosome 6, arast.V10309.gnm1.PFL2, whole genome shotgun sequence genome encodes the following:
- the LOC130936022 gene encoding methyltransferase-like protein 2 gives MAESQKPSSFNESGIYFFNDDSNAVFLDPVRVLNRSYNRFNVSPSTYYPRFFESPRNEPLSTTVTTSEQQPKRKRKRNKKKEPPPLNAREQIANRRHQEARPLLLKAHESLLQCTEMLDVLRTLRNDSCGCSKREHESVQHSFIDLAREVLHLEVTLNMPLHEPQQQLIEINDDFANVQCCEQRVLPAFNNLVTNDTEDDVVAEILNNQYIVPRQSCFYMSDLGQIRNLIPANADSGFNLIVVDPPWENASASQKSRYPTLPNRYFLSVPIKQLTHTDGALVALWVTNREKLRSFAENELFPAWGVGYAATFYWLKVKANGSLIGDIDLFHHRPYECLILGYIAGKVNNSSKHSKFKPVKDHHVIMTIPGDYSRKPPIADLLLDYVPGLRPPRCIELFARELTAGWVSWGNEPLHFQDSRYFVKR, from the exons ATGGCGGAGTCACAGAAACCGTCGTCGTTTAACGAATCTGGCATATACTTCTTCAATGACGATTCAAACGCTGTTTTCCTGGACCCCGTTCGCGTTCTTAACCGTTCCTATAACAGATTCAATGTCTCTCCTTCCACCTACTATCCTCGTTTCTTCGAATCTCCGCGTAACGAACCTCTCTCCACCACCGTAACTACCTCGGAACAACAACCAAAACGGAAACGGAAACGGAACAAGAAGAAGGAACCTCCACCGTTGAATGCCAGAGAACAAATCGCCAATCGTCGTCACCAG GAAGCAAGGCCTTTGTTGTTGAAGGCACATGAGAGTTTGCTACAATGTACCGAAATGTTGGATGTATTGAGAACCTTGAGAAATGATTCTTGTGGCTGCTCAAAGAGGGAGCATGAGAGTGTCCAACACTCTTTCATTGACCTTGCTCGGGAAGTGCTGCACTTGGAGGTGACACTGAATATGCCTCTCCATGAGCCTCAACAGCAGCTAATTGAGATTAATG ATGACTTCGCAAATGTGCAATGCTGTGAGCAGAGGGTGCTTCCTGCATTCAATAATTTGGTCACTAATGACACCGAGGATGATGTTGTAGCTGAAATTTTGAACAATCAGTATATAGTGCCTCGACAGAGTTGTTTTTACATG TCTGATCTGGGACAGATTCGCAATCTAATTCCTG CTAATGCTGACTCTGGTTTCAACCTTATAGTAGTAGATCCACCATGGGAAAATGCTAGTGCCTCCCAGAAATCAAG GTACCCAACCCTGCCCAACAGATACTTTTTATCCGTTCCTATTAAGCAACTTACTCACACTGATGGTGCACTTGTAGCCTTATGGGTGACCAACAGAGAGAAGCTTCGCAGTTTTGCAGAGAATGAGCTTTTTCCTGCATGGGGAGTTGGCTATGCTGCTACTTTTTATTGGCTAAAG GTGAAAGCAAATGGATCcttgattggtgatattgatctcttccatcATAGGCCATATGAATGCCTTATTCTGGGATATATCGCTGGGAAG GTGAACAATTCTTCTAAGCATTCAAAATTTAAACCTGTGAAGGATCATCATGTGATTATGACCATTCCCGGTGATTACTCAAGAAAGCCCCCAATTGCAG ATTTGTTATTGGATTACGTTCCTGGGCTCCGACCTCCTCGATGCATAGAACTGTTTGCTAGGGAACTGACAGCTGGTTGGGTTTCTTGGGGGAACGAACCCCTTCACTTCCAAGATTCTAGATATTTTGTCAAAAGATAG
- the LOC130936047 gene encoding protein BRASSINAZOLE-RESISTANT 1-like — protein MASDGATSAATSRRKPSWRERENNRRRERRRRAIAAKIYAGLRAQGNYNLPKHSDNNEVLKALCAEAGWAVEEDGTTYRKGCKPPLANNGAGTSSRNTPFSSQNPSPLSSSFPSPIPSYQVSPTSSSFPSPFRLDGENTSNLIPYLRNAIPASLPPLRISNSAPVTPPLSSPTSRNPKPIPTWEAIAKESMSSFSYPFFAASAPASPTHRQFYTPATIPECDESDTSSTIESGQWLKFQAFGPSASAMPTSPTFNLVNPVAAQHYVPDKAIQGLRISSAEEFGVQPQVKPWVGEKIHEVGLDDLELTLGSGKARS, from the exons ATGGCTTCCGACGGTGCTACATCGGCGGCGACTAGCCGGAGGAAGCCGTCGTGGCGTGAGAGGGAGAACAATcggaggagagagaggaggaggagagcTATAGCGGCCAAGATCTACGCTGGTTTGCGAGCTCAGGGGAACTATAACTTGCCGAAACACTCTGATAACAACGAGGTGCTTAAAGCTCTCTGTGCTGAAGCTGGTTGGGCCGTTGAAGAAGACGGAACCACGTATCGCAAG GGCTGCAAGCCACCGCTGGCCAATAATGGTGCAGGCacttcctccagaaacacaccTTTCTCTTCACAGAATCCTAGTCCTCTGTCTTCATCTTTTCCAAGTCCAATTCCTTCCTACCAAGTCAGTCCTACTTCCTCCTCTTTCCCGAGTCCTTTCCGTTTGGATGGAGAGAACACATCGAACCTCATTCCATACCTTCGTAATGCTATTCCTGCATCCCTCCCTCCTCTACGGATATCAAATAGTGCCCCTGTGACACCACCACTCTCATCGCCAACTTCAAGAAATCCTAAACCGATTCCCACATGGGAAGCTATTGCAAAAGAATCCATGTCGTCTTTTAGTTATCCTTTCTTTGCAGCTTCGGCCCCCGCTAGCCCCACACACAGACAATTTTACACCCCGGCAACTATCCCGGAATGTGACGAGTCGGATACGTCCTCCACCATTGAGTCTGGCCAGTGGCTGAAATTCCAAGCATTTGGACCCTCTGCATCGGCGATGCCAACATCTCCAACCTTCAATCTTGTTAACCCTGTAGCGGCTCAGCACTATGTGCCTGATAAAGCAATCCAAGGGCTGAGGATAAGTTCAGCAGAAGAGTTTGGGGTACAGCCACAGGTAAAGCCTTGGGTCGGAGAAAAAATTCATGAGGTAGGATTGGATGATTTGGAGCTTACACTTGGAAGTGGAAAAGCACGGAGCTAA
- the LOC130932630 gene encoding peroxisomal membrane protein 11A: MSFQSPPPPSPLHPTQNPNQQKPKPEGEKKRDFLTHLETYLAKRDGVDKLLKISRYTSKLILATSWAKAQTQAHNGPSLYNRLKAFESSVGISRKSLRLGKFVQDLNALRALQKPRGKSTTSSSDLDFFLSIVAYGGEGIYYFVEQLVWLSKSGLIDPKRSRSFQKISAWCEFVGYFGSVALKFRDLKVIGEDEECLKSTVEIASLRGECCEVEEERLRKVREKKTMKKLSILQDLADSVMALDDMIDGKGPFSGPVFMASAGLLSALISTHKNWKSC; this comes from the coding sequence ATGTCTTTCCAatctccaccaccaccatcaccgcTCCACCCGACCCAAAACCCGAACCAACAAAAACCCAAACCTGAAGGAGAAAAGAAGAGAGACTTCCTGACTCACCTCGAAACCTATCTCGCCAAACGCGACGGCGTCGACAAGCTACTCAAGATCTCACGCTACACCTCAAAACTCATCCTCGCCACTTCCTGGGCCAAGGCCCAAACCCAAGCCCATAACGGCCCATCTCTCTACAACCGCCTCAAGGCCTTCGAGTCCAGCGTCGGCATCAGCCGCAAGTCCCTCCGCCTCGGCAAATTCGTCCAAGACCTCAACGCGCTCCGCGCCCTACAAAAACCGCGCGGGAAATCCACCACCAGCTCCTCCGATCTCGACTTCTTCCTCTCCATCGTCGCCTACGGCGGCGAGGGAATCTACTACTTCGTCGAGCAGCTCGTCTGGCTATCCAAATCGGGACTCATCGATCCGAAGCGCTCGCGTTCGTTTCAGAAAATCAGCGCGTGGTGCGAGTTCGTAGGGTACTTCGGTAGCGTGGCGCTGAAATTCAGGGATTTGAAGGTGATCGGAGAGGACGAAGAGTGCTTGAAATCGACCGTTGAAATTGCGAGTTTGAGAGGAGAATGTTGTGAGGTGGAAGAAGAGAGGTTGAGGAAGGTGAGGGAGAAGAAGACGATGAAGAAGCTTTCGATTCTTCAGGATTTGGCTGATTCGGTTATGGCTTTGGATGATATGATCGACGGCAAGGGACCGTTTTCGGGGCCGGTTTTCATGGCTTCCGCCGGATTGTTGTCTGCTCTCATCAGCACTCACAAGAATTGGAAATCTTGTTAA